The following are encoded in a window of Sminthopsis crassicaudata isolate SCR6 chromosome 3, ASM4859323v1, whole genome shotgun sequence genomic DNA:
- the LOC141564712 gene encoding uncharacterized protein LOC141564712: MEALPCPGPASEPRGASAGSRGAGVEGPSGLGAVEGPGPTAGEVALRSLPERAWPAWACQQSMTFKDVTVDFTQEEWDHLGPAQRDLYKDVMLENYQNFIFLGFPICKPEVISRLEIGEARWLMLLKEVSRNFSAGPLYQESTCETKDSTLEEGNYLGESSMRRLTINTNECGETFRQMEHLIVHQGIQTGEKSYQCNECEKAFSYNSGLSIQPRNPNGEKSYQCNQCGKTFNYNSYLTVHERIHTGLKPYKCTECGKAFRERRYLTIHLKIHTGEKSYKCTECGKAFSQRGSLNLHQKIHTGEKSYKCIECGKAFISYSVLTIHQRIHTGEKPYKCNNCEKAFRQRGHLTDHQKMHTGEKSYKCNECGKAFRDRGYLMIHQKIHTGEKSYLCNVCGKAFRERGHLTIHQKIHTGEKSYKCNECGKAFRQKGNLAVHQKIHTGEKPFKCNICGKAFRDKGYLIVHQRIHTGEKPFKCNVCEKAFTDKGYLTIHQKIHTGEKSYKCNVCGKAFRDKGYLAVHHRIHTGEKPFICNICGKAFTDKGYLTIHMKVHTGEKSYKCNECGKAFSSNSGLTMHYRIHTGEKPYICNECGKAFRQRGTLNDHQRVHTGEKSYKCNECGKAFKEKRYLTIHHRIHTGEKSYKCCECGKAFRQKGNLAVHQRIHIGKEPF, translated from the exons ATGGAGGCCCTGCCCTGTCCCGGGCCGGCTTCCGAGCCCCGGGGGGCAAGCGCGGGGAGTCGGGGGGCCGGGGTGGAGGGTCCTTCGGGGCTGGGGGCGGTGGAGGGGCCGGGACCGACTGCGGGTGAGGTGGCCTTGAGGAGCCTCCCCGAGAGGGCCTGGCCAGCCTGGGCCTGCCAG CAATCAATGACCTTCAAGGATGTCACTGTGGACTTCACCCAGGAGGAGTGGGATCACCTGGGCCCTGCTCAAAGGGACTTGTACAAGGATGTGATGCTGGAAAACTATCAAAACTTTATCTTCCTTG GATTTCCAATTTGTAAACCAGAGGTGATTTCCCGACTAGAAATAGGTGAAGCACGATGGTTGATGTTGCTGAAAGAAGTTTCAAGAAACTTCTCTGCAG GTCCTCTTTATCAGGAGAGTACTTGTGAAACCAAGGACTCAACTCTAGAGGAGGGAAATTATTTGGGAGAGTCATCCATGAGAAGACTCACAATAAATACTAATGAATGTGGTGAAACCTTCAGGCAGATGGAACATCTTATTGTACATCAGGGAATTCAGACTGGAGAAAAATCCTATCAGTGTAATGAATGTGAAAAAGCCTTCAGCTATAACTCAGGCCTTAGCATACAGCCAAGAAATCCGAATGGAGAGAAATCCTATCAGTGTAACCAATGTGGGAAAACTTTCAATTATAACTCATATCTTACTGtacatgaaagaattcatacaGGATTAAAACCATATAAATGtactgaatgtgggaaagccttcagagAGAGAAGATACCTTACAATACATCttaaaattcatactggagagaaatctTATAAATGtactgaatgtgggaaagccttcagccaGAGGGGAAGCCTTAATttacatcagaaaattcatactggagaaaaatcCTATAAATGCATTGAATGTGGGAAAGCATTCATATCCTACTCAGTCCTTACTATACACCAGAGAATTCATACCGGAGAAAAACCTTATAAGTGTAATAATTGTGAGAAAGCCTTTAGACAAAGAGGACACCTTACTGATCACCAGAAAATGCATACTGGAGAGAAatcctataaatgtaatgaatgtgggaaagccttcagagATAGGGGATACCTCATGATACATCAAaaaatccatactggagagaaatccTATTTATGTAATgtatgtggaaaagccttcagagAGAGAGGACACCTTACTAttcatcagaaaattcatactggagagaaatcttataaatgtaatgaatgtgggaaagcttttagGCAGAAGGGGAATCTTGCTgtacatcagaaaattcatactggagaaaaaccattTAAATGTAACAtatgtgggaaagcctttaggGATAAGGGAtatcttattgtacatcagagaattcatactggagaaaaaccattCAAGTGTAATGTGtgtgaaaaagcttttacagaCAAGGGATACCTTACTatacatcagaaaattcatactggagagaaatctTACAAATGTAATGTatgtgggaaagctttcagaGATAAGGGATACCTTGCTGTACATCACAGAATTCATACTGGGGAAAAAccatttatatgtaatatatgtgggaaagccttcacaGACAAAGGTTACCTTACTATCCACATGAAagttcacactggagagaagtcctataaatgtaatgaatgtggcaaAGCATTTAGCTCCAACTCAGGTCTTACTATGCATTatagaattcatactggagagaaaccctatatatgtaatgaatgtggTAAAGCCTTTAGACAGAGAGGAACCCTTAATGAtcatcagagagttcatactggagagaaatcctataaatgtaatgaatgtggtaAAGCCTTCAAGGAGAAGAGATACCTTACTATACATCacagaattcatactggagagaagtcTTATAAATGTTGTGAGTGTGGAAAAGCATTTAGGCAAAAAGGAAACCTTGCTGTACACCAGAGAATTCATATTGGAAAGGAACCTTTTtaa